Proteins encoded within one genomic window of Oryza glaberrima chromosome 12, OglaRS2, whole genome shotgun sequence:
- the LOC127758053 gene encoding uncharacterized protein LOC127758053 gives MLTEEKDKCERLKTMLADEKNENERLKINLAEEEDKDEPLKSMLLGEENKNERLKTMCNSSGPCPSFASTDAMPLLTPTSGPAVDAPWPGMTTAIRDSAGGALTKPIDWSKLTEMAQHAVEVIQRQTSEVERLRATLVEEEDKIGDHKTMLEEEKDKYERLKTMLAEDDKNRDLEKDKNERLNTMLVEEKDKNKRLQLSLHQANTKLGSFYKMIEEVFHNFDMKKSSRKKL, from the exons ATGCTCACTGAGGAGAAAGACAAGTGTGAGCGCCTTAAGACCATGCTCGCTGATGAGAAAAACGAGAACGAGCGCCTTAAGATCAACCTCGCAGAGGAGGAGGACAAGGATGAGCCCCTTAAAAGCATGCTCCTGGGTGAGGAAAACAAGAATGAGCGCCTTAAGACCATGTGCAACAGCTCTGGTCCCTGCCCATCCTTTGCATCGACTGATGCCATGCCACTACTGACACCGACATCTGGACCTGCCGTTGATGCTCCTTGGCCAGGAATGACAACAGCCATTCGTGACTCCGCGGGAGGGGCCCTGACCAAACCAATTGACTGGTCGAAGTTAACAGAGATGGCGCAACATGCGGTAGAGGTTATCCAGAGACAGACCAGTGAAGTCGAGCGCCTTAGAGCCACgcttgtggaggaggaggacaaaaTCGGGGACCATAAGACGATGCTCGAAGAGGAGAAGGACAAGTACGAGCGCCTTAAGACCATGCTTGCGGAGGACGACAAAAACAGGGACCTT GAGAAGGACAAGAACGAGCGCCTTAACACCATGCTCGTGGAGGAGAAAGACAAGAACAAGCGCCTTCAACTTAGTCTTCACCAAGCGAACACCAAGTTGGGAAGTTTCTATAAGATGATTGAAGAAGTGTTTCATAATTTTGACATGAAAAAATCGTCAAGGAAAAAGTTGTAA
- the LOC127757506 gene encoding uncharacterized protein LOC127757506 isoform X3, giving the protein MARGRGGRTKGGSVGHSGKRGKPRAMAEEPEGGAARKRRKQDDATNECGDSGPVQGEGVRRCVPIGLNHQAKLPDCTFGKKKSSAAKDSADSLSFLYLGSDWIENKSNKQAPVRSCGPRPAYSMLADAMPLLTPTSGPPTNPPQTETTVVVYESAGGASRSPFDWSKLAEMAQQAAEVSHTWSSEVEHLKTNLAEEKDKNERLNTNLAEGKAKNKHLKTILAEEKDKNDHLKTNLAEEKNKNEFLRTTLAEEKHKYECLKTMLADEKDKNLRLKTNLADEKDENERHKTMLVEEKDKYEHLQLNLHPRETMLMETEAVKSSKLAEMAQQALEVSNTWSSEIKRLKTLLVEEKDKNKCLKIMLMEEKNKNECLKTNLAEEKFKNKLFKYMLEKTKDKNLCFETNLADKYMLEKMKDKNLRFETNLADEKDESELLTTMCSRTGPHPLGNTLTNAMPLLTLTSGPPVDTMTTITHESTRGHHAI; this is encoded by the exons ATGGCGAGAGGCAGAGGGGGCAGGACGAAGGGAGGTTCAGTGGGTCACAGCGGCAAGAGGGGCAAGCCCAGAGccatggcggaggagccggagggaGGAGCAGCACGCAAGCGGAGGAAGCAGGATGACGCAA CTAATGAGTGTGGTGACAGTGGACCTGTTCAAGGAGAGGGCGTGAGGAGATGTGTCCCAATTGGGCTAAATCATCAGGCTAAGTTACCAGATTGTACATTTGGCAAGAAAAAGAGCAGTGCCGCCAAGGACTCTGCTGATAGTCTCTCATTTCTTTATCTCGGTAGTGATTGGATCGAAAACAAAAGCAACAAGCAGGCTCCTGTGCG CAGCTGTGGTCCTCGTCCAGCCTATAGTATGCTGGCTGATGCCATGCCGCTGCTGACTCCAACATCGGGACCTCCCACTAATCCTCCTCAGACAGAAACAACAGTAGTCGTTTATGAATCCGCAGGAGGGGCCTCAAGATCGCCATTTGACTGGTCAAAGTTAGCAGAGATGGCGCAACAAGCAGCAGAGGTGAGCCACACTTGGAGCAGCGAAGTTGAGCACCTTAAGACCAACCTCGCAGAGGAGAAAGACAAGAATGAGCGCCTTAATACCAACCTTGCTGAGGGGAAAGCCAAGAACAAACACCTTAAGACCATCCTCGCGGAGGAGAAAGACAAGAACGACCACCTTAAGACCAACCTCGCAGAGGAGAAAAACAAGAACGAGTTCCTTAGGACCACACTCGCAGAGGAGAAACACAAGTATGAGTGCCTTAAGACCATGCTCGCGGATGAGAAAGACAAGAACTTGCGCCTTAAGACCAACCTCGCGGATGAGAAAGATGAGAATGAGCGCCATAAGACCATGCTCGTGGAGGAGAAGGACAAGTACGAGCACCTTCAACTTAACCTTCACCCACGGGAGACCATGTTAATGGAAACTGAAGCGGTGAAATCGTCAAAGTTAGCAGAGATGGCACAGCAGGCATTGGAGGTGAGCAACACTTGGAGCAGCGAAATCAAGCGCCTTAAAACTTTGCTCGTGGAGGAGAAAGACAAGAATAAGTGCCTTAAGATCATGCTTATggaggagaaaaacaaaaatgagtGCCTTAAGACCAACCTCGCAGAGGAGAAATTCAAGAACAAGCTCTTTAAGTACATGCTGGAGAAGACGAAAGACAAGAACTTGTGCTTTGAGACCAACCTTGCTGATAAGTACATGCTGGAGAAGATGAAAGACAAGAACTTGCGCTTTGAGACCAACCTTGCTGATGAGAAAGACGAGAGTGAGCTCCTTACGACGATGTGCAGCAGAACTGGTCCTCATCCATTGGGTAATACATTGACTAATGCCATGCCACTGCTGACTCTGACATCTGGACCTCCTGTCGACACTATGACAACAATCACTCATGAGTCCACGAGGGGCCACCATGCCATTTGA
- the LOC127757506 gene encoding uncharacterized protein LOC127757506 isoform X2, whose amino-acid sequence MLVVIFQTGGAGPDSYPSSVSMARGRGGRTKGGSVGHSGKRGKPRAMAEEPEGGAARKRRKQDDATNECGDSGPVQGEGVRRCVPIGLNHQAKLPDCTFGKKKSSAAKDSADSLSFLYLGSDWIENKSNKQAPVRCGPRPAYSMLADAMPLLTPTSGPPTNPPQTETTVVVYESAGGASRSPFDWSKLAEMAQQAAEVSHTWSSEVEHLKTNLAEEKDKNERLNTNLAEGKAKNKHLKTILAEEKDKNDHLKTNLAEEKNKNEFLRTTLAEEKHKYECLKTMLADEKDKNLRLKTNLADEKDENERHKTMLVEEKDKYEHLQLNLHPRETMLMETEAVKSSKLAEMAQQALEVSNTWSSEIKRLKTLLVEEKDKNKCLKIMLMEEKNKNECLKTNLAEEKFKNKLFKYMLEKTKDKNLCFETNLADKYMLEKMKDKNLRFETNLADEKDESELLTTMCSRTGPHPLGNTLTNAMPLLTLTSGPPVDTMTTITHESTRGHHAI is encoded by the exons ATGCTGGTGGTGATCTTCCAGACCGGAGGAGCAGGGCCCGATTCATATCCATCATCGGTATCGATGGCGAGAGGCAGAGGGGGCAGGACGAAGGGAGGTTCAGTGGGTCACAGCGGCAAGAGGGGCAAGCCCAGAGccatggcggaggagccggagggaGGAGCAGCACGCAAGCGGAGGAAGCAGGATGACGCAA CTAATGAGTGTGGTGACAGTGGACCTGTTCAAGGAGAGGGCGTGAGGAGATGTGTCCCAATTGGGCTAAATCATCAGGCTAAGTTACCAGATTGTACATTTGGCAAGAAAAAGAGCAGTGCCGCCAAGGACTCTGCTGATAGTCTCTCATTTCTTTATCTCGGTAGTGATTGGATCGAAAACAAAAGCAACAAGCAGGCTCCTGTGCG CTGTGGTCCTCGTCCAGCCTATAGTATGCTGGCTGATGCCATGCCGCTGCTGACTCCAACATCGGGACCTCCCACTAATCCTCCTCAGACAGAAACAACAGTAGTCGTTTATGAATCCGCAGGAGGGGCCTCAAGATCGCCATTTGACTGGTCAAAGTTAGCAGAGATGGCGCAACAAGCAGCAGAGGTGAGCCACACTTGGAGCAGCGAAGTTGAGCACCTTAAGACCAACCTCGCAGAGGAGAAAGACAAGAATGAGCGCCTTAATACCAACCTTGCTGAGGGGAAAGCCAAGAACAAACACCTTAAGACCATCCTCGCGGAGGAGAAAGACAAGAACGACCACCTTAAGACCAACCTCGCAGAGGAGAAAAACAAGAACGAGTTCCTTAGGACCACACTCGCAGAGGAGAAACACAAGTATGAGTGCCTTAAGACCATGCTCGCGGATGAGAAAGACAAGAACTTGCGCCTTAAGACCAACCTCGCGGATGAGAAAGATGAGAATGAGCGCCATAAGACCATGCTCGTGGAGGAGAAGGACAAGTACGAGCACCTTCAACTTAACCTTCACCCACGGGAGACCATGTTAATGGAAACTGAAGCGGTGAAATCGTCAAAGTTAGCAGAGATGGCACAGCAGGCATTGGAGGTGAGCAACACTTGGAGCAGCGAAATCAAGCGCCTTAAAACTTTGCTCGTGGAGGAGAAAGACAAGAATAAGTGCCTTAAGATCATGCTTATggaggagaaaaacaaaaatgagtGCCTTAAGACCAACCTCGCAGAGGAGAAATTCAAGAACAAGCTCTTTAAGTACATGCTGGAGAAGACGAAAGACAAGAACTTGTGCTTTGAGACCAACCTTGCTGATAAGTACATGCTGGAGAAGATGAAAGACAAGAACTTGCGCTTTGAGACCAACCTTGCTGATGAGAAAGACGAGAGTGAGCTCCTTACGACGATGTGCAGCAGAACTGGTCCTCATCCATTGGGTAATACATTGACTAATGCCATGCCACTGCTGACTCTGACATCTGGACCTCCTGTCGACACTATGACAACAATCACTCATGAGTCCACGAGGGGCCACCATGCCATTTGA
- the LOC127757506 gene encoding uncharacterized protein LOC127757506 isoform X1 — translation MLVVIFQTGGAGPDSYPSSVSMARGRGGRTKGGSVGHSGKRGKPRAMAEEPEGGAARKRRKQDDATNECGDSGPVQGEGVRRCVPIGLNHQAKLPDCTFGKKKSSAAKDSADSLSFLYLGSDWIENKSNKQAPVRSCGPRPAYSMLADAMPLLTPTSGPPTNPPQTETTVVVYESAGGASRSPFDWSKLAEMAQQAAEVSHTWSSEVEHLKTNLAEEKDKNERLNTNLAEGKAKNKHLKTILAEEKDKNDHLKTNLAEEKNKNEFLRTTLAEEKHKYECLKTMLADEKDKNLRLKTNLADEKDENERHKTMLVEEKDKYEHLQLNLHPRETMLMETEAVKSSKLAEMAQQALEVSNTWSSEIKRLKTLLVEEKDKNKCLKIMLMEEKNKNECLKTNLAEEKFKNKLFKYMLEKTKDKNLCFETNLADKYMLEKMKDKNLRFETNLADEKDESELLTTMCSRTGPHPLGNTLTNAMPLLTLTSGPPVDTMTTITHESTRGHHAI, via the exons ATGCTGGTGGTGATCTTCCAGACCGGAGGAGCAGGGCCCGATTCATATCCATCATCGGTATCGATGGCGAGAGGCAGAGGGGGCAGGACGAAGGGAGGTTCAGTGGGTCACAGCGGCAAGAGGGGCAAGCCCAGAGccatggcggaggagccggagggaGGAGCAGCACGCAAGCGGAGGAAGCAGGATGACGCAA CTAATGAGTGTGGTGACAGTGGACCTGTTCAAGGAGAGGGCGTGAGGAGATGTGTCCCAATTGGGCTAAATCATCAGGCTAAGTTACCAGATTGTACATTTGGCAAGAAAAAGAGCAGTGCCGCCAAGGACTCTGCTGATAGTCTCTCATTTCTTTATCTCGGTAGTGATTGGATCGAAAACAAAAGCAACAAGCAGGCTCCTGTGCG CAGCTGTGGTCCTCGTCCAGCCTATAGTATGCTGGCTGATGCCATGCCGCTGCTGACTCCAACATCGGGACCTCCCACTAATCCTCCTCAGACAGAAACAACAGTAGTCGTTTATGAATCCGCAGGAGGGGCCTCAAGATCGCCATTTGACTGGTCAAAGTTAGCAGAGATGGCGCAACAAGCAGCAGAGGTGAGCCACACTTGGAGCAGCGAAGTTGAGCACCTTAAGACCAACCTCGCAGAGGAGAAAGACAAGAATGAGCGCCTTAATACCAACCTTGCTGAGGGGAAAGCCAAGAACAAACACCTTAAGACCATCCTCGCGGAGGAGAAAGACAAGAACGACCACCTTAAGACCAACCTCGCAGAGGAGAAAAACAAGAACGAGTTCCTTAGGACCACACTCGCAGAGGAGAAACACAAGTATGAGTGCCTTAAGACCATGCTCGCGGATGAGAAAGACAAGAACTTGCGCCTTAAGACCAACCTCGCGGATGAGAAAGATGAGAATGAGCGCCATAAGACCATGCTCGTGGAGGAGAAGGACAAGTACGAGCACCTTCAACTTAACCTTCACCCACGGGAGACCATGTTAATGGAAACTGAAGCGGTGAAATCGTCAAAGTTAGCAGAGATGGCACAGCAGGCATTGGAGGTGAGCAACACTTGGAGCAGCGAAATCAAGCGCCTTAAAACTTTGCTCGTGGAGGAGAAAGACAAGAATAAGTGCCTTAAGATCATGCTTATggaggagaaaaacaaaaatgagtGCCTTAAGACCAACCTCGCAGAGGAGAAATTCAAGAACAAGCTCTTTAAGTACATGCTGGAGAAGACGAAAGACAAGAACTTGTGCTTTGAGACCAACCTTGCTGATAAGTACATGCTGGAGAAGATGAAAGACAAGAACTTGCGCTTTGAGACCAACCTTGCTGATGAGAAAGACGAGAGTGAGCTCCTTACGACGATGTGCAGCAGAACTGGTCCTCATCCATTGGGTAATACATTGACTAATGCCATGCCACTGCTGACTCTGACATCTGGACCTCCTGTCGACACTATGACAACAATCACTCATGAGTCCACGAGGGGCCACCATGCCATTTGA
- the LOC127757507 gene encoding uncharacterized protein LOC127757507, protein MPTDAMPLLLTPTLGPPIDAPQPETTAVVHESAGEASTTSFDWSKLTEMGYRVVELIQTWSSEVKRLKTIFVEEKDRNEHLKTMLGEEKDKNERLKIMLAMDKDKNEHHRTMLAEERDRNERLKIMLVWEKDKNEHYKTMLAKEKDKAEHHKNMLEEEKDNNKRLKTMLVEEKDKNKHHKIILEEEKDKNERLKTMLSEEKVKNEHLKSMLAEEKDKNERLQLRLHGEEKDKNELLKTMLAEKKDKNDRLQLSFPKNEHLPLGLQRVHTRLDECIALIDRITQKDTVFLEML, encoded by the coding sequence ATGCCAACTGATGCCATGCCACTGCTGTTGACTCCAACATTGGGGCCTCCCATTGATGCTCCTCAGCCAGAAACGACAGCGGTCGTTCATGAGTCCGCCGGAGAGGCATCGACCACGTCATTTGACTGGTCGAAGTTAACAGAGATGGGGTACCGGGTGGTGGAGCTGATCCAGACTTGGAGCAGCGAAGTCAAGCGCCTTAAAACCATATTCGTGGAAGAGAAAGACAGGAATGAGCATCTTAAGACCATGCTCGGGGAGGAGAAAGACAAGAATGAGCGCCTTAAGATCATGCTCGCGATGGACAAAGACAAGAACGAGCACCATAGGACCATGCTCGCAGAGGAGAGAGACAGGAACGAGCGCCTTAAGATCATGCTCGTGTGGGAGAAAGACAAGAATGAGCACTATAAGACCATGCTCGCGAAGGAGAAAGACAAGGCCGAGCACCATAAGAACATGCTCGAGGAGGAGAAAGACAATAACAAGCGCCTTAAGACCATGCTTGTGGAGGAGAAAGACAAGAACAAACACCATAAGATCATACTCGAGGAGGAAAAGGACAAGAACGAGCGTCTTAAGACCATGCTCTCAGAGGAGAAAGTCAAGAACGAGCACCTTAAGAGCATGCTCGCGGAGGAGAAAGACAAGAACGAGCGTCTTCAGCTCAGACTTCACGGGGAGGAAAAAGATAAGAATGAGCTCCTAAAGACCATGCTTGcggagaagaaagacaagaatgATCGCCTTCAACTCAGTTTTCCAAAGAACGAACACCTTCCACTTGGTCTTCAGAGAGTGCATACCAGGTTGGACGAATGCATAGCCTTGATCGACAGAATTACTCAAAAAGACACGGTTTTTCTGGAAATGTTATAG